Within Thamnophis elegans isolate rThaEle1 chromosome 11, rThaEle1.pri, whole genome shotgun sequence, the genomic segment CATATACAGTAGTGGTTGCTGTGTGCCAATGCATGTTAATAAATGGTTATAGGAGCAAAATATACAAATATGGACTGCATATCAACTAATGTTAGAACTTATAATATAATGTTTTGCACAAGTTTTTACTAGATTAGAAGTTTCTCTTTTTCCTACTTTTGCTCTAGAGGCTGGCACTATGTTTCAGTCAGTGGACAGAACTCTTTGAACAACCTCAGGTAAAAATGTCTAATTAGTTTAGAACTATAGAGTAATCATCAATGTAAATACATTCAAAATGTGTGCATATTCACCCacatattattaattttatttttctaaacacCTCTTTCAAGCAAATAATTCATGTAAATTATTTGTTCTTCTCTAATACTGAAACTTAAGCACTTGTTTTTTCTTCAGCAATTTTCAGTAAAATTGCTATATTTCACAACCTATCCATGTACATATAGTTCATATTAACTAACTACACTTTCCAGCCTATGTACCATTTGGATATGGGTCATCTAATCAACTAACATTGTTGGAACCACAACCCCACATAAAAAACAGTGTGAAAATAACACAACATAAGGAATAATCTAACATTCAGTCTTAGTGTCTGAATGTGAGTATAAAAagtaattttatatttaaaagtatttattaAAAGCTGTTGATTTATTTTGAACTCTTCTTTGACTGTCTTTGGCTACTTTATAGATCATACATCTATAAAATGATCTATTGTAAACCTTTATATTCTGCTAATATATGTTTTAACATTCCAGTCTATTTTTATAGTGATCATGCCACTGGTAAGAGATGAATAATTAACATGTTTCACATTTTAAACTGTTGCTTCATAAAACGTTTTTATAATATGTTAATAAATGATGCAATAAAGTGTAGAAAATGGCAAATATTTACTAATAAGCAGCTGTGggaattataaaaaataatataaatgttttGTATGTTACTATtcttattaatatattaatttaacACTAAAATTAGTTTAgaagttctttttatttatttttttaaaaagcttacatCTATAATAATATATCATAGTGATCCTGAAGAACTCTCCCTTTGATCAGTTTGGACAATTATTCTCAAAATTTCTAACTCTCATGGATGGATGGGAATATTTCAGGGAAAATTGAGGTCAAATAATATCATCAACAGTagaattatttttgaaatacaTTTTCCCTCCAGATTTCCAATGCATTTTTGGATTTTTGTAACTCCATGTTTGACAGCCTGCAGATAGATGAGGTAAGGTGATTGTTCCTCTTGCAAACGGTACCATAATATTGTGTTGGTAATAGTTATTATTAATCTAATATGATCATCATTGTCTTTCTTAGGAAAATAATCAGGAATTGTATAAAAGAGTgagtattaattttttaaaatagaattgatATGCACAATATTTTAATTGAAACTCTATACTAAAATAGATCTTTTTATGCAGTTTTTATTTCACTACTCTAGAGCTCAAGACCCAACATATCCACTTAAAACTGGGGTTAGTACTTTAACATATTCATTTGTTATACATTTTTAACATACAAAAAGTAgacaaaaatatgtaaaataacaCATCTCTCTTCAGTGTATTTATAATTTCTTTAAGCAGCATGTCAGTAAAGTAAAATGAAAGGATCTTCCATGGATATTTTCAAAGAGGGGCAAATAAtgcatttttcattattttaatgaaCTCTTGGTATGCTGCAGATGCTTGATgtaatttatattctaatttcaggattcaattttttttactaccggtgctgtgggcgtggcatggcttggtgggcatggcaggggaagtatcctgtaaaatcttcattcccacctcactccaggggaaggttactgcaaaatccccattccctcccgatcagctgggactctgagaGGCAGAGAAtcgatggggggggggcagtcagaggtcgtatttaccagttctccgaactactactACTACGCCAAActactccaaactactcaaaatgtccgctaccagttctcaagAACtgttcagaatctgctgaatatcaccactgGGTTCAGTTAAAGGCAGAGAGCAAAGATGGGTgatatagatagaaaaatagcaCAAACAAGACGTCCAGACTTGATATGCAGCTTCATCCTCAGGTGGACTCAGATTTATCTGCATGCAACTCTTGTCCCCAGTCAGTATGTCTGTTCCAGACCTCTAAAAGGCTCCAATTTATGGATGGTTACATTAGAAATATTCATGCATCAAACCGGTTAGCTGGTATCTAGATTTTAGATACTacttattctaatattctaatatCTAAAGTAGCATTCACAATATCTTTTTGTTATAGTCATTCCCTCTACATCCTTTAATGAGCCTCGCTCCAAAGCTCTcggacagaagaaagaaaaggttcCTTAATCCAGTATGCATTCAGATGTTCCATATTATTTTGCGtcttttaatttacattttaacCTTTTTAAAGTCATTGTGTCAAGTGATCAGCTTGTGAGCAATTACTAAAGAAAAATactattccccttcccttcttttcttcaacatttttctttctttctacgtATATTCCATCCTTTCTATCTTCCCAGTCTTTCTCACTTTGCTGTTTATTTAAACTCAGTCACAATAATAAATGTTATGCCTGTTATGAATAGTGGCTAACCCTTGATACTCTTCATGTTTAAGGCTTCAAATCCATATATTgtccatattctattctctttgtTGGTACAGGAGCATAATACCCTGTATTATCATGATATGATAGAGCACTTGTCTAAACTGAGTTATAATAATCATAAACTGGCAACaagttcaataaataaaaatgattaattaTAACTTGTGACTGGGTTAAAATTCAGTAAATAATAAAAGAGAGGAGGGAGCAAAGGTcctagcacaaataaaaaaatataagataTGACTGCTATTGAGATTTCTATTATGTTCAGGAGCATGTGTCTGCTATTTTGGTTTAAGTGGCCAAAGCATGTTTGTAACATGGTCAAAAAATTATTTCCAATAAATTAAAGATGTTTATTATCCTCACTCTGTTTCTTTGGTTTTTTGAATGCTCTGTTTAATATAGTACAATGGAACAACTATTAACAGGATACAAATTGAAGACATTTAGCTAATGAAATTCACCTGTGTTCTCTCCTGCAGGGATGGCAGATTGCTGCAACAGAATTCATGAAAAAGGTAATGTTAAAATGCAGATCTTATTGTTATATATAAACATTATTGCCAATTCCCAACCTTTTGATGGGGATTTGGACTGATTGATCACAATCAGCAAATTAAAGATACAGATGCCAGGAACCATGTTTTGTATTGTATGTGAGACCTCTGAATCTTATACCATCTATTATATCTCACAGCCCATTGTTATGTGTGCATATATTATGGCCTTGGGCTATTGGATGAAGACTTGCAGCTCCAAAATGTTTGTTACCACTTTCCTCTGAagtatttgttatttttaatgtcagagggaaggagagagggagagagagggagagagagagcacatggcATCATGTTTCTGTCACACAcagtggagccaaggtggcgcagtggttaaatgcagcactgcaggctactgctagatcagcaggtcagcggttcaaatctcaccggctcagggttgactcagccttccatccttctgaggtgggtaaaatgaggacccagattgttgggggcaatatgctgactctctgtaaaccgcttagagaggcctgaaaggcctatgaagcggtatataagtctactgctattgctattgctataactgtttCACTTATATTGagttttaaagtattttattaaATCTCTCTTATTTATTTTACAGGATGGTTTGGATGATTTAGGAcgatccttttttcttttcagggtATTAATTTTTCTGTTTCCTTGTAAGAAGAACTTCATTTTAATTTACAGCCattttgttataaaataaaaatggaaaccaTATTTATAGGTTATAACAAATTATATAAACCCTACATAAATGAATTTCTGTTCCCCAAAATTAAAAAGCTAATATATTATACTAATTAAAAGCTTGATGAGGAATAAAATAGCCTAGTCAAGAAatctaattaaaatatttctgtgCATAATATCAAAATATAATTAGGTTTAGTAGTCTCTCCTTTGAAATTGACTGAGGAAGAAGCCAAAATAAGCTATTACATTGTACTAGTTGAGTCGTAATATGGCACTCCCATTATTTAAGTGGAATAAATGATGTTGAGACAGGGAGGGAGTATGCAATAGGATGGTGAAGGAGGGATTAATTGAAACATAGGGCCATCTTTCTTGCTAACTTGGCAGTTTAATTCTcactggatcaaggttgactcagccttccatcatcctgacattggtaaaatgaggacccaaattgttggggacaatatgctgactctgtaaactgagaGAGAGCTGTAAGCACTGtgaagtctaagtgttattgataATGTTAATTACCTAGTGCTTAATTTTATTGCAAATTAAGTACAAAGGTTTTCTTTCCCCTGGTATCTAATAAGGAATACTATCAAGCaccattttattattcattttcagCCTAGAAATGGAAGAACTGTTGATACAGATGACAAATAGGCTACTAGAaggtgatttttatttatttataagaataGTATTTCTTTATTCATATAATAACATACTTTCTGTCCTTGGAAATGTTATCATAAGATGCAGCTTGGAACAAATTGTTACGTATTTATTTACTCCTTGTAGCATTTTCATGGGACATTGTATTTGTCCTGCATGAATCATTTTTAACAGCATCATCTGTAGGATCTATATGATCATACATATTCCTACCTATAAAGGTATTATTCATGTTGCTTATGTCTTATTCATCAGGAAGAGCTGTAGGCACTGCTATGCTTCTCTAACATGCTGCCTTTGTAATACTtcgcaacattcattcattcactcctcAACAGATAATTCTATATCCATAATCATTTATGTGAGTTGATGTTTTGCAATGTGTACTTACTACTACTGAGTAGCTTTAGTCTGTAGAAAGCAAGGTTTCTAAAATCTCCTATGCTATATTGTAGCTACGAATGCTGCATGGAGATGTTATTAAGTCATCAGGAGTTGAGTTTCATTTGAAGGAAGTTCTATTTAATTTATTgatgttaattattattattatttttcttcctaaaactaccgtatttttggagtataagacgcactggagtataagacgcaccaagattttcaagaagcaaatttaaaaaaaagtgtttgcactctgtagacctcccaaaaatggtcagtttttttgcaaaaatgggcccatcccccccccaaaaggcatgaatagcctttagggggcttgcagagtgctcctgggagggaagcaaaaacaagcaaaaaatggcccgtttcttGCAAAAATTGACccgtttttcattttaaaaaaggcacggatagcctttagaaagcttatagagtgctcctgggggctggcggggtaaaagtgagcaaaaaacggccgtttttccactcatttctgccttccccagccccaggagctctctaaaagcttcctagagggtCTGCATGGACGTTTTGGTTAAGGGGGCGTGGTTTCTggtggcaaaaaatgctgtattcagtgtataagatgcacccagattttcagcctcttttttgagggaaaagggtgcgtcttatactctgaaaaatacggtaattgttggAAATATGGACCATTTTCAAAAACAACATAGGCTGAATCTGGCCCAAGGTGGTTATAATTTAGGGGTTCTCAATTGATCCTTTATTAAAGATTACTTGCTTGAGCTATAAATTACTTCACATAAAGTATTTATGCGTGTTATATATTAATCCTTATTTTTGTAGTAATGTGTGTACTAGAACTGTCATAAAATTAAAGGACTGAACCACTGGTCTCAATCAGAAATAACATTAAGAAATAATACGGTTTGATTTCAGCTTAGCTTTATGACTCCCAGGCTGATCGCTCCCTCATATGCAGAGCACAATCTTAGTATACAAATTAATATTTCATCAGAGATTCACATAGTAAATAATGGTGCATTTGGATAGGAAAGTTTGTTTACATCATATTTTAAGTTCTTATAGTTCTCTAAAGACTGAacataatttaaaatgtaattcttTTCAGATTTCTGCAGAAGATATATCCATGTTTGGCTGATTTGCTCCTTTACTTTCTACTATGAAAACTATGAATATTAACAGAGATTGTTCTGTATCATGTGAAGTCACATACAATAAATTTGCACCTATACATTTTGTTGGAAAAATGTGTGTGGGTGCTCAAAGATAATCTTTTCAGCTTCACTTCATTTCCAAATTAATTATTATAAAGATTTGCATATGACCAATTCAACAAATTACTTAGAACTAAAAATCAAGTTTACAGTTGGTTAACCCGAATAATATGAAATTTAGAAGATAAAAGTGGATATTCGCTGAGTTACAATCCAATTTATCATGCTTGTTCCGTTTTAAGTTAATTCAATGGCAAAAGCTATCACAATAAAGTAATGAGATTGCTTAAAAGGAAATTTGCATTCTTCTTTGAAGGCATTAATTTAGATTGTACAAAAATGCTATTGAATACAAAATAATTACATAGTTTCTCTTTAATGCAGTCTGGAGATACATACAAGGTGCTTCAGATCAGATGGGCATGCAAACCTAGGTTAGAATTGTTTGGCTAAAGGTTAAGTTCTTCCTCGTCAGGAAACAGATTactctgaaaagaaataaaaaaacccaagcatttagatttgtagatttgtagattttatttggtttgtatgccgccctattcccaagagactcagggcggctaacaataaaaaggggaggggatacaaaaataaaataaaaaacaacaatttaaaattcaacagcagtcgtaacctcgaatggggctggatagttcaacagccccaggcctgccggaacagccaggtcttagttgctttgcggaaggccggaagggtagtaagggtccagatctcaacggggagatcgttccagagggccggagcagccacagagaaggccctccccgaggagctgccagccgacattggctggcagatggaattcagaggaggcctagtctgtgggatctgataggtctttgggaggtgactggcaggaggcggtctttcaagtacccaggtccgataccatgtagggctttaaaagtaacgactagcaccttgaagcgtgtccggagaccaatgggcagccagtgcagctcgcggaggataggtgtaacatgggtgctttctggacaagctgaagtctttgaacactcctcaagggcagccccatgtagagcgtgttacagtagtccagtcttgagatgacgagggcgtgagtgattctccaaagggcctcccggtccaggtagggccgcaattggtgcaccaggagaacctgggcaaaggtccccctggtcacagatgacagatgatgttctaaagtcagctgcagatccaggaggactcccaaattgtgagccctctctgaggggcgtataatttcaccccccaggctgagagatggaatagctggaccatatttgggagggaacatcaatagccactcggtcttgtcggggttgagtgccagcttgttcgttcccatccagaccctgacagcttccaggcactggcacatcacttctaccacttcactgagttggcatggggcggacagatacaactgtgtatcatctgcatattgatgatatttaatcccatgccggcgtatgatctcacccagcggcttcatgtagttgttaaataggaggggggacaggaccgaaccctgcggcaccccataattgaggtgcctaggggtcaatctctgccctccgaccaacaccgactgcaacctgtccgagaggtaggaggagaaccagcaaagaacggtgcctcccactcccacctcccacaaccgtcgcagaaggataccatggttgatggtatcaaaggccgctgagaggtcaagaaacacaaggatagaggaatgacccctatccctggctcgccagagatcatcgatcagtgcgaccaaagcagtttccatgctgtaaccaggcctgaaaccggactgaaagggatccatataatcggtttcatccaaggaccgtcggagttgaaaggccaccactttctcaacaacttcccaacaaaggggaggttggagactagacgatagttactcaaaatggctggatgcagaggtttcttcaggaggggtcttaccaccgcatcctttaggaggtgcgggaaggacccctcctggagagaggagttaactatcatctggagccagccacgtgtcacctccctgctggtcgaaaccagcaaggaaggacacgggtccagtatgcaggtggaggcattcaccgctcccatggccttgtccacttcctcaggagcgacaagttgaaactcgctccataaaattcactcaagaccttcccccggtacctcggctggtaccgtgcaattggagtccagatctgtccgaatccgagcgactttatctgttagaaactgaacaaattcctcagccctaccttgtaaagggtcgtccgcatccctctcCTTCAAGAgagagcgggctattctaaacaaggcggttgGGCGtgattcagtggatgcaataaggACGGCAAAATACGCAGagttcgccgcccgtattgccacgagatggGTCCTGATAAAGGTtctcatcagtgctcagtctgactcggagttactggccctccagcggcgctctaggcgtctcttttggcgcttcatctcccggagttcctcagtaaaccaaggagctctcctggatccactacttCAGAGAGgtcgtaaaggcgcaatctggtttagagcccccgccgccgctgtattccaagcagcgactcaggactctaccggattgtggacgagagtgtcaggtatttctccaagcgccgtctgaaatcccataggatccatcaggcacctggggtggaaccacctaatcggttcctcctccctacagtgggggattggtctccgaaagtcaagtctcagtaggaagtgatcagaccatgacaagggcaagatcttaatgcccctcaaatctagatcacgtcttcactgctccaagaggaatacgaggtcaagtgtgtgccccgctgagtgagtcggaccctggattacttgggtcaagtccatggctgtcatggaagccatgaactcctgcgccccatcagagtgtccaccgagcaaaggcaggttgaagtcccccagcaccataagcctggggaactctaccgccagctcagctactgactcgaggagcgaggggagggctgttgcaacgctgttgggaggaaggtatgttagcaacaggcccacttgaccctcaaggtccaacttcaccaacaaggactcacaaccaacaagctccggagcagggatcctacgaggaactaatgaccctcggatgatgatagccactcccccaccccttcactggggtcACAGCTGATAAAGCACCTGAaccccttctgggcacatttcagtgagggggacttctccctccgggcccagccaggtttcagtaatacatgccaggtctgccccctcatctaatattaggtcccggatgaggggagccttgtgaaccacagacctggcatttaccaacaacagcctgagaccagggccctgaccactctcgccatctggtcctggagtggaactaacagggccggaaggagggatcgctgcgaCGTagtggaccctccttccccggtaatggctagccctgaagttcccgccgtaCCTGCCCCTTCCCATCgtgaccgtaatgttccggcccactcccgcacccgtagaccccgTTTTCCCCCCTgtagcctccgctctctccggcaggccattAATCTCAATCATTCTAGGATGGgagataggcctgggccccctaccacttctgcaatggcactcagtggaggaggcacccggCTGTTCTCCCAGTCCCCTCATGCATACACAGTCACTCACTCATACAGTCCCCACAAAGTcaattaaaaattacaaaatacagtgacaataaaataataaaagtgggtacaaacatcaaGCACCcatcacatacataccacatacatatcccatgcaaaagaaaaaagaaaaaaaattgcacagatgTTAAAGTCAGTAATAGGACATGAGAGAAAAAGTCTTTA encodes:
- the NMS gene encoding neuromedin-S isoform X1, which produces MLLRLVDGGFPQTFASYLDESNVSKNERLALCFSQWTELFEQPQISNAFLDFCNSMFDSLQIDEENNQELYKRFLFHYSRAQDPTYPLKTGSFPLHPLMSLAPKLSDRRKKRFLNPGWQIAATEFMKKDGLDDLGRSFFLFRPRNGRTVDTDDK
- the NMS gene encoding neuromedin-S isoform X2, which codes for MLLRLVDGGFPQTFASYLDESNVSKNERLALCFSQWTELFEQPQISNAFLDFCNSMFDSLQIDEENNQELYKRFLFHYSRAQDPTYPLKTGGWQIAATEFMKKDGLDDLGRSFFLFRPRNGRTVDTDDK